A window of the Cryptococcus neoformans var. neoformans B-3501A chromosome 9, whole genome shotgun sequence genome harbors these coding sequences:
- a CDS encoding hypothetical protein (Match to ESTs gb|CF186454.1|CF186454, gb|CF186188.1|CF186188), translating into MPLNLPFSSPLKLPLPRRFIILILSASILILFLHTFAPSTLPPVLTPNLPHHEPDASYFSPSKWLPPILNPNAPTRPLEFDEDGQCLFLSPFDALSAAEKARARVLSLDEISPGIVRADAPPAEGTDADPDFDDEFSELSNATRKMPAGLTHPILGLLRDGEAKWNSMVTMQSQTLEQAVDVYMDRWGRRPPKGFDEWWHFAKANNVLLPDEYDPIMNSLLPFYALPIDTLKERLVEAEKIPETFTLIVHDGKVELKWNDDYSRDTWWASRPRADSQINLMEPFIKHIGTFRATFTIHDQPSILLDHERQEELLTAARHGKISTHPNELDRAEQNWRKACPPDSPLNKGEEELEAPDSFISSHLAAMDICQHPSYMENHGMLLEEKNSDSHPKPHTKLYPILVPSKTALNGDIPVTPIGKDGRRDDIGHDPEWNRKSGKLYWRGLATGLQHNKKAGAKWRQSHRERLHFLANDKSDTYTEVLSPVGSSGEAELARMPLRELGQYYMDVKLAGGNWQCDWGDGTCEEMEKEIDFAPKDSSERSNDFKYVFDTDGNAWSSRFPRLMASNNVVIKSTVFPEWNTNSLPEWYAYVPSKMDYSDLFSIMTFFRGTPSGRGAHDEVARRIALNGQCWVERTWRREDLQAYMFRLYLEYARLTSPDRDNGKMDYVSTQKKASKEADDIPVAADIETPVIDQ; encoded by the exons ATGCCGCTCAACTtgcccttctcctcccccctcaagctccccctcccccgcaggttcatcatcctcatcctctcagcctccatcctcatcctcttcctccacaccTTTGCACCCTCGACTCTTCCTCCCGTCCTCACTCCAAACTTGCCGCACCACGAGCCGGACGCCTCAtacttctctccttccaaaTGGCTCCCTCCAATCCTCAATCCCAACGCCCCGACGCGCCCATTAGAGTTCGATGAGGACGGGCAGTGTCTTTTCCTCTCGCCCTTCGATGCTCTTTCAGCAGCGGAGAAGGCACGCGCTCGAGTGCTCTCTCTCGATGAGATTTCTCCAGGTATTGTGCGCGCCGACGCGCCTCCTGCCGAGGGTACTGATGCCGATCCGGACTTTGACGACGAGTTTTCCGAGCTCAGCAATGCTACGCGAAAGATGCCTGCCGGACTGACGCACCCTATCTTGGGATTGCTGAGGGACGGTGAAGCCAAGTGGAACTCAATGGTCACAATGCAAAGTCAGACACTGGAGCAGGCCGTGGATGTGTACATGGAcagatggggaagaaggccgCCAAAGGGTTTCGACGAGTG GTGGCATTTCGCCAAAGCCAATAACGTCCTCCTCCCAGATGAGTATGACCC AATCATGaactctcttcttcctttctaTGCCCTCCCTATAGACACCCTCAAGGAGCGCCTGGTCGAGGCTGAGAAGATTCCCGAAACATTCACTCTCATTGTACACGACGGCAAGGTGGAGCTCAAGTGGAACGACGATTATTCCAGAGATACTTGGTGGGCTAGTCGACCTAGGGCTGACAGTCAGATCAACTTGATGGAACCTTTTATCAAGCATATTGGGACTTTCAG GGCGACTTTTACTATCCACGACCAACCATCTATCCTTCTCGATCATGAGCGTCAAGAAGAGCTTCTTACTGCTGCTCGACATGGCAAAATCTCCACACATCCTAACGAACTGGATCGAGCCGAGCAAAATTGGAGAAAAGCATGTCCTCCCGACAGTCCTCTTAATaaaggcgaggaggagctCG AGGCTCCCgattccttcatctcttcgcATCTCGCCGCCATGGACATCTGTCAGCATCCGTCCTACATGGAGAACCACGGGATGCTACTCGAAGAGAAGAATTCCGACAGCCATCCCAAACCCCATACCAAACTTTACCCCATTCTCGTTCCTTCCAAAACTGCTCTCAACGGCGACATCCCCGTCACTCCTATTGGTAAAGACGGAAGGCGTGACGATATTGGCCACGATCCCGAGTGGAACCGGAAGAGTGGCAAACTATATTGGCGTGGGTTGGCTACCGGATTGCAGCACAACAAGAAGGCTGGTGCCAAGTGGCGTCAATCCCACCGCGAACGTCTGCATTTCCTCGCCAACGACAAGTCGGACACCTACACTGAAGTCCTCTCCCCTGTGGGTTCTTCTGGCGAGGCTGAGCTCGCTCGGATGCCGTTGAGAGAGCTGGGTCAGTATTATATGGATGTAAAACTTGCAGGTGGAAACTGGCAGTGTGACTGGGGAGACGGAACTTgtgaggagatggagaaggagattgatTTCGCTCCAAAAGATAGTTCTGAGAGGAGTAATGACTTCAAATATGTCTTTGAC ACTGATGGCAATGCTTGGAGCTCCCGCTTCCCTCGGTTAATGGCCAGCAACAA CGTTGTCATCAAGTCTACCGTTTTCCCCGAGTGGAATACCAACTCCCTTCCGGAATGGTATGCCTATGTCCCATCCAAGATGGATTACTCtgatctcttctccatcatgACTTT TTTCCGAGGAACCCCATCCGGTCGAGGCGCTCATGATGAAGTCGCTAGGAGAATTGCGTTGAACGGACAGTGCTGGGTTGAGCGAA cctggagaagagaggaccTTCAAGCGTACATGTTCAGGTTGTACCTCGAATATGCGAGGTTGACCAGTCCAGACAGAGACAATGGCAAAATG GACTACGTCTCCACTCAAAAGAAAGCCTCTAAAGAGGCCGACGATATACCCGTTGCTGCTGATATTGAGACCCCTGTCATCGACCAGTAG
- a CDS encoding hypothetical protein (Match to EST gb|CF190502.1|CF190502; HMMPfam hit to ALG3, ALG3 protein, score: 424.0, E(): 1.7e-124), producing the protein MSRQSLSSPALGQRKGLISHTVDLVRALLFDRRYFWHTAFLLFLGEVALSLLVIWKIPYTKIDWPAYMQQVDMFLAGERDYSKIEGETGPLVYPALHLYIYTAFHRLLPSIENVRPAQFVFLGFYLATYLAISTIYYLAGRPSNGGHHFPQVLLIPLTLSKRAHSIFLLRLFNDPIAMLIFYLSVIAFQIGGRKGWRLGCVLFSLALGVKMNILNFLPGLLVLLFQYRGIVGTVEGLSIIGLIQFLLPAPFFFSKSNPYLIRAYFTSAFDFSRQFLYEWTVNWRFISEETFLSRERAVTLLAGHLTVLGLFAAFKWSPVPGGTLRVLRKGFSDPLNQALEVSQVPAYHIPLVLFSANLIGMLFARSLHYQFHSWYFHQLPFLLYSGAGWGNMLTSVLIWVTVQYAWETAPSTISTSAALLAGHGAMVFGLFFHGMKRPSSSQKSKAK; encoded by the exons ATGTCTCGTCAAAGCCTATCTAGCCCAGCCTTGGGACAACGGAAAGGCCTCATAAGCCACACTGTCGATTTAGTCCGAGCATTGCTATTCGACCGACGATATTTTTGGCACActgccttcctcctctttctggGTGAAGTTGCGTTGAGCCTTTTAGTGATATGGAAGATTCCTT ATACCAAGATAGACTGGCCGGCATACATGCAACAAGTAGACATGTTCCTTGCCGGCGAAAGGGATTATTCCAAGATTGAGGGAGAGACAGGACCTCTGGT TTATCCAGCCTTGCACTTGTACATATACACTGCCTTCCACCGTCTCTTGCCCTCCATCGAAAATGTTCGCCCAGCCCAATTCGTCTTTCTCGGGTTCTATCTCGCCACGTACTTGGCTATCTCCACGATCTACTATCTCGCAGGGCGCCCGTCAAATGGTGGCCATCATTTTCCGCAGGTATTACTCATTCCTTTGACCCTCTCTAAGAGGGCCCACTCAATATTCTTGCTTCGACTGTTCAATGATCCTATCGCTATGCTCATCTTCTATCTTTCCGTGATTGCTTTCCAGATTGGTGGCCGGAAGGGCTGGAGACTAGGATGCGTGCTTTTCAG TCTCGCACTGGGAGTCAAGATGAACATCCTCAATTTTTTGCCAGGTCTActcgttcttcttttccaatATCGCGGCATTGTTGGCACAGTGGAAGGTCTCTCAATCATCGGTCTTATCCagttccttcttcctgctccatttttcttttcgAAAAGCAACCCTTACCTCATTAGAGCATATTTCACTTCGGCTTTTGATTTCTCACGACAATTCTTGTATGAATGGACTGTCAACTGGAGGTTCATCAGTGAAGAGACATTCTTGAGCAGAGAGAGGGCCGTGACTCTACTTGCAGGACAT CTTACCGTCTTGGGGTTATTTGCAGCATTTAAATGGTCACCGGTGCCCGGTGGCACTTTGAGGGTACTGCGGAAGGGGTTCTCTGACCCGCTAAATCAAGCTTTAGAGGTTTCACAGGTTCCAGCCTATC ACATTCCATTAGTCTTATTTTCTGCCAATCTTATAGGCATGCTCTTTGCCCGTTCTTTGCACTACCAGTTCCACTCGTGGTATTTCCACCAGTTACCTTTCTTGCTCTATTCAGGTGCTGGTTGGGGAAATATGTTGACTAG TGTCCTCATATGGGTTACTGTGCAGTATGCGTGGGAAACAGCCCCATCCACCATAAGTACTTCTGCTGCGCTTTTAGCTGGGCACGGGGCAATGGTTTTTGGACTTTTCTTTCATGGAATGAAACGCCCATCATCAAGCCAGAAATCTAAGGCTAAATAA
- a CDS encoding hypothetical protein (Match to ESTs gb|CF193095.1|CF193095, gb|CF186558.1|CF186558, gb|CF186162.1|CF186162; HMMPfam hit to Pro_CA, Carbonic anhydrase, score: 75.4, E(): 1.5e-19): MPFHAEPLKPSEEIDMDLGHSVAAQKFKEIREVLEGNRYWARKVTSEEPEFMAEQVMGQAPNFLWIGCADSRVPEVTIMARKPGDVFVQRNVANQFKPEDDSSQALLNYAIMNVGVTHVMVVGHTGCGGCIAAFDQPIPTVENPGATPLVRYLEPIIRLKHSLPEGSDVNDLIKENVKMAVKNVVDSPEAWEKARKGEFREVFVHGWLYDLSTGNIVDLNVTQGPHPFVDDRVPRT; this comes from the exons ATGCCTTTCCACGCCGAACCCCTCAAGCCCTCCGAGGAGATTGACATGGATCTTGGGCACTCTGTGGCTGCCCAGAAGTTCAAGGAGATTAGGGAAGTCCTCGAAGGCAACAGGTACTGGGCCAGAAAAGTCACTTCTGAGGAGCCCGAGTTCATGGCCGAGCAGGTCATGGGTCAG GCGCCCAACTTTCTTTGGATCGGATGCGCCGACTCTCGAGTTCCAGAGGTTACAATCATGGCTCGTAAACCCGGAGACGTGTTTGTCCAG AGGAACGTTGCCAACCAGTTCAAGCCCGAGGACGACTCTTCCCAGGCTCTTCTCAACTACGCCATCATGAACGTTGGTGTCACTCACG TCATGGTTGTTGGTCACACCGGTTGCGGTGGCTGTATTGCTGCGTTTGACCAGCCTATCCCGACTGTGGAAAACCCCGGCGCGACTCCTTTGGTGCGATATCTCGAACCCATCATCAGGCTGAAGCATTCTTTACCCGAGGGAAGCGATGTGAACGACTTGATCAAGGAGAACGTCAAGATGGCCGTAAAGAACGTTGTTGACAGCCCT GAAGCTTGGGAAAAGGCCAGGAAGGGCGAGTTCCGAGAAGTTTTTGTCCACGGCTGG CTCTATGACCTTTCTACCGGCAACATTGTTGACCTCAACGTCACCCAGggtcctcatcctttcgTTGACGACCGAGTGCCTCGAACGTAG
- a CDS encoding hypothetical protein (HMMPfam hit to RNA_POL_M_15KD, RNA polymerases M/15 Kd subunit, score: 52.9, E(): 8.5e-13), producing MPTLKFCGECNNLLYPKSDNNAKVLLYQCRNCNYTENATVEPGMAGCVYKHDLLTVAREQPGETKDLDTDPTLQRSAIECPACHHHGAVFFQDQGRRITTNMTLFYYCTNCKHLFRDPTVRHR from the exons ATGCCAACTCTTAAGTTCTGTGGCGAATG CAACAACCTTCTTTACCCCAAA TCCGATAACAACGCCAAAGTTCTCCTCTATCAGTGCCGGAATTGCAACTATACAGAAAATGCTACAGTAGAACCTGGAATGGCGGGATGTGTGTACAAGCATGATCTCTTAACGGTCGCCAG AGAACAACCCGGAGAAACGAAGGATCTGGACACGGATCCCACCCTTCAACGTTCGGCCATTGAGTGCCCCgcttgtcatcatcatgg TGCTGTTTTCTTCCAAGATCAGGGTCGTCGTATCACAACAAATATGACTCTTTTCTACTATTGCACCAACTGTAAACATCTTTTCCGAGATCCTACTGTCAGACACCGATAA
- a CDS encoding hypothetical protein (HMMPfam hit to UbiA, UbiA prenyltransferase family, score: 184.4, E(): 2.3e-52), with translation MISRKGLGLAANFLHPIPSDKVAAAHTLHRTFSIQSTQCLPPWPSRSQTLAREMFAPCEGSNHRARKSLTWALFAPRCQKRSSHSIARQTGDTSVDSTRPFFSAHPTPYSPPFRTVYGAANAPVPELPDLRLPHPTSPAAPVSAYKPLPPLTWKRLLGVYSALSKRNLTILMTLTATTGLALSPLPLSIPLLLNLTVGTLLTSAAANTFNQIFESPIDAQTPRTRVRPLVTRRISPFHAAVFGLVCTVMGGAILWYGCNPTTAALGIGNLLLYSAVYTPMKRFSVANTWVGAIVGAITPLMGWTATGASLWPTSDQPLLLHTPWSDLPNLPNPLTPLTLFVLLFSWQFPHFNALSHMIRPFYALSGYPMLSVLSPRLNALVSLRHAVLLVPFTAILGPLSGCVDWSFALTSSVPNYFFVRDAWRFYKLTNEANARKLFFVSLWYLPAVLGLMLVHKNVMGWLDGRREAEEQEKVEMEVPVEGRS, from the exons CCGCTCATACATTACATCGCACTTTCAGTATACAATCTACCCAGTGCCTCCCACCATGGCCCTCACGGTCCCAAACGCTAGCTCGAGAGATGTTCGCCCCTTGTGAAGGCAGTAATCACAGGGCAAGGAAATCT TTAACGTGGGCGTTATTTGCTCCGAGATGTCAAAAAAGGTCTTCGCACTCCATAGCTCGACAAACCGGCGATACGTCTGTTGATTCCACTCGACCTTTTTTCTCTGCACACCCTACACCCTACTCTCCTCCCTTCAGAACGGTCTATGGAGCAGCCAACGCCCCAGTACCTGAACTTCCCGACCTCAGGCTCCCACACCCCACTTCTCCGGCAGCTCCTGTGTCCGCCTATAAACCATTACCGCCGCTGACATGGAAACGATTATTGGGTGTCTATTCAGCTTTGTCGAAGAGAAATCTAACAATTCTCATGACACTCACTGCAACAACGGGTCTCGCGCTTTCGCCTCTGCCTCTGAGCATCCCGCTTTTGCTCAATCTCACAGTCGGAACTCTCTTGACCAGTGCTGCCGCCAACACTTTTAACCAGATATTCGAGTCCCCCATTGATGCTCAGACACCACGTACACGCGTCCGGCCGCTCGTCACCAGGCGTATTTCACCTTTCCATGCAGCTGTATTTGGTCTGGTGTGTACTGTCATGGGCGGAGCAATCCTCTGGTATGGATGCAACCCTACAACTGCTGCCCTGGGTATCGGTAACCTCCTTCTCTACTCTGCGGTGTATACTCCCATGAAGAGGTTCTCTGTTGCCAACACCTGGGTGGGTGCTATCGTCGGTGCTATCACTCCTCTCATGGGATGGACAGCTACCGGTGCTTCTCTTTGGCCAACGTCTGATCAGCCGTTGCTTTTGCATACACCCTGGTCCGACCTTCCCAATTTGCCAAACCCTCTCACACCCCTCACACttttcgttcttctcttctcatgGCAATTCCCACATTTCAACGCCCTTTCCCATATGATCCGACCGTTCTATGCTCTTTCTGGCTACCCCATGTTGTCTGTCCTTTCTCCTCGCCTTAACGCCCTTGTCTCTCTCCGACACGCTGTTCTGCTTGTACCCTTCACTGCCATACTCGGGCCATTGTCCGGCTGTGTAGACTGGTCATTCGCACTCACGTCGTCCGTACCTAATTACTTTTTCGTACGTGATGCTTGGAGGTTTTACAAGCTTACCAATGAAGCCAACGCGAGGaagctcttctttgtgAGCTTGTGGTATCTGCCTGCGGTGTTGGGTTTGATGTTGGTGCACAAGAATGTCATGGGGTGGCtggatgggagaagagaagcggaggaacaggagaaggtggagatggaagtaCCAGTGGAAGGTAGATCATag